CTTGAATAGACATTCAAGATAAAGTTTCTGCCGCGTGGGCGCAAGTTATTTTTGAACACGCATTCAATAATGGGTAAACTTATTACATCTAGTTGGATGAGATGCCATGAGAAACGCTGAATTCGATCGAGAACAAGTGCTGCGTAACGCCATGTATGCCTTTATGGATAAAGGCTACAGCAAAACCAGTATGCAGGACCTGACCAAAGCCACTGGGCTCCATCCTGGTTCTATCTACTGTGCATTTGAAAATAAGCGCGGTTTGCTGTTAGCGGCTATTGATCAATATCATCAGGATCGCAGTGCACAGTTACAGCAGCTATTTGCCACCCAATGGCCATTTAAACAAAAACTGCAACGCTATTTGGATGAGATTGTCGCAGAGTGTCTCAGTTGTGATGCGTCACAGGCTTGTCTTTTAGTTAAAGTACTCACAGAGATAGGTGAGCAAGATAGCGACATTAATGCCAAAGCCTCTGAACACCTACAGCAATGGCAACAAACGCTGCAAAGCGCCTATGAACAGGCGATTAACGAGGGTGAACTGCCTCCACATCCTGGTGCAGAAGCATCAGCACAGTTTCTGATGATGGGGATATATGGTTTACGAACCTATGCCCATACGCATCCCGATGCACAGGATTTAAAACGGCTAGCGTCTATGCTTACCCAACAATTTTTCTGATTAATTAGCCCTAAATCCGATACGGAAACTGCGCCAATGTCGGCCATTGTCACAGATAAGTCGAGCACAGGCCCCAGTATCTCGATCCTAGGTCGGCAAAAATATCGTTGCAGTTGACGACTGGTTTTTCAGCAATACCCAAGTCAAAGATTTATTAAACTGATCGGAAGTAACTGTTGGATTAGGTAGCGAGCAAAACGAAGAAAGGCCGCTAAGCGGCCTTTCTACAGGAAATTACATCAGTTTTTATTTGGAGAGATCCATTTCCTGGATGATTTCATGCGCAATTGGCGGTGTAGTGCAGCTAGGCTTTTCATGTAAGTCTGCCTTTAACTGACCTTTTCTATGTTTAAGCGCAGTTTCCAATTTTTTCACAGCCACGGCAATAGCCGGATACATCACTTCATCATCACCAGAAGCGGCAACTGCGACACCTTCATAATTAGTGCGGATATCTACCTGATGCTGACCATGTTCCTTCGCAATAATCACATCAAATCCGATTAGTCCGGGGAAATGTTTGATAATTTTTGAAAACTTCTCTTCCACATGGGCACGTACCGACGGTGTTACATCTACATGGTGACCTGAAATCTGGATTTTCATAGGCTTTCCCTCTTTCCATTGACTCTTTTATAGAGCTTGGGACTTTTACAGGAAAACACAAGAGCCCACGGCGAATAAAATTGCTCGTGGGCTCTTAAAATGTGCCGTTCGGACAAATAATCAGCTATTTATCAGCTACGTTGCACGCTCTGCCGCCAAAACTGCTCAGATAGATGACGAGTTTTAACTGATAGCCGACTGACTTGCTCACTTCGGCCTACAGCATCTTGTGTTTGCGACGCAATCTCTCCGGCGAAATCGCTGATCATCACGATGGAACGGTTGATCTCTTCCGCAACCAAGGTCTGCTGCTGTACCGCTGCGGCATTGGCTTCGCTCATCTCGCCCAAACGGTTGATAGAATGCTTGAGCGCCTCAAATGCCTGATTGGCTTCTTCCGCTAAATCCACAGAGTGTTGTGCCTCACTCTGCCCCGCTTTGATCTGATTACCGGCAATCTGAGTGGTTTGCTGAAATTGCTTAATAATGTTTTCGATATGACTGGTAGACTCACTGGTGCGACTTGCCAGGTGGCGCACTTCATCAGCCACCACCGCAAAGCCGCGACCGGCCTCACCCGCTCTGGCAGCTTCAATCGCGGCATTGAGCGCCAACAGATTGGTTTGATCAGCAATGGAATGAATAACGTCCAGGACTTCACTGATTGCGGCGCTGTCTTTTTGAATCGATTCCACCAAAGAGGCGAACTCCCGCACGCGTTGATTGACCAGACCGATGGCGGCCACCACCTTCTGCAAACTGTCGTGGCCGGTCATGGTTGCCACTAAACTGGCATTCATCTCCGAGTTCGCATTTTGCACGTTACTGCCCACTTCATTAAAACTGGCGGTCATCTCAGACATTGCGGTACCGGCCTGACGCGTCTGTTCGCTCTGCCCGTCGGCACGGTCTGCATTAGCGCGCAGAGTTTGTTGCAAATTGATACTCTCTTCACTGATTGCTAAAGCTGAATCCGCCATGCGCCCGATGACGCCACCGGTTTCCGCCACTAGGTAAGTCATAGCCAACGACAACTGACCAAGTTCATCCTGACGGCCACAATAAACAGCTCTGGCTAAAGGGTCATCGATAATTTCTTTAGATTTATCAACTAATTTTAAGAATGGTGTCAATAACCACTGGCTCAACACCAACCAAACAGCAACCGCAGTAAACAATCCAACCCAAGGGGAAATCCACGCGGAGGCAAAACCGGCTAATAAGCTGATAAATCCCGAAAGCTGTAACCCGCGTGCAAAACCCAAGCTGGCAGGTCGCATTTCCGCAGGTTTTTTCCCAGCATTAATTTGCTCATAAATTTTTGTCGCGGAAGCGATTTGCTCTCGACTAGCGCTATGTCTGACTGATTGAAATTCATGAACTTTCCC
This portion of the Shewanella yunxiaonensis genome encodes:
- a CDS encoding TetR/AcrR family transcriptional regulator codes for the protein MRNAEFDREQVLRNAMYAFMDKGYSKTSMQDLTKATGLHPGSIYCAFENKRGLLLAAIDQYHQDRSAQLQQLFATQWPFKQKLQRYLDEIVAECLSCDASQACLLVKVLTEIGEQDSDINAKASEHLQQWQQTLQSAYEQAINEGELPPHPGAEASAQFLMMGIYGLRTYAHTHPDAQDLKRLASMLTQQFF
- the hpf gene encoding ribosome hibernation-promoting factor, HPF/YfiA family; its protein translation is MKIQISGHHVDVTPSVRAHVEEKFSKIIKHFPGLIGFDVIIAKEHGQHQVDIRTNYEGVAVAASGDDEVMYPAIAVAVKKLETALKHRKGQLKADLHEKPSCTTPPIAHEIIQEMDLSK
- a CDS encoding methyl-accepting chemotaxis protein, whose protein sequence is MRVNQPVTQKEKQLSDTSILLSTTDLKGTIKYVNKDFAEISEFSAEELRGQPHNIVRHPDMPPAAFASLWTRVKSGKPWMGIVKNRTKSGGHYWVNAYVLPVLENGKVHEFQSVRHSASREQIASATKIYEQINAGKKPAEMRPASLGFARGLQLSGFISLLAGFASAWISPWVGLFTAVAVWLVLSQWLLTPFLKLVDKSKEIIDDPLARAVYCGRQDELGQLSLAMTYLVAETGGVIGRMADSALAISEESINLQQTLRANADRADGQSEQTRQAGTAMSEMTASFNEVGSNVQNANSEMNASLVATMTGHDSLQKVVAAIGLVNQRVREFASLVESIQKDSAAISEVLDVIHSIADQTNLLALNAAIEAARAGEAGRGFAVVADEVRHLASRTSESTSHIENIIKQFQQTTQIAGNQIKAGQSEAQHSVDLAEEANQAFEALKHSINRLGEMSEANAAAVQQQTLVAEEINRSIVMISDFAGEIASQTQDAVGRSEQVSRLSVKTRHLSEQFWRQSVQRS